In Streptomyces longhuiensis, the following proteins share a genomic window:
- a CDS encoding phosphodiester glycosidase family protein yields the protein MNSRPFAVGAVLSVLAVVGGLAVPASSAPPSRPVGVLPLGPADLTETRTSQQLQPGVTLTRIVRGADAPALAWTVEVSIPGGAGSPDPDAPPSALNDHASADDLVARLREHGFEARAEEVTTQATADFAGGTLGWRVRVGEFGSQSAATAERTRLRTAGYTGAAVYQGWDGDPMDRGPWRIDVLTIDPHRFHGALRASYGPDLENRETTSQLVAAAGATAGVNAGFFVLDPNAGAPGDPAGVGVYDGKFLSEPVSGRPSLVIHDSGRRTDVARLTWQGKLSGRGTSLPLDGINRVPGLIRNCGGTADDTPTSLPLHDATCTDGDELVAFTPEFGERTPSGEGFEAVLDRHGRVLEVRSPRGGSLPEGGSSVQATGRYTSQLAELAQTGGELRIRAALKDAHGRTVSPSMSTSILNGGPELVRDGRTHVTVATDGMVQPGNPSFYYGWVHKRNPRTLAGVDAAGRTVLVTADGRSTGALGLSIPESAAVAKALGLRDAMNLDGGGSTTMVAGGGVINAPSDATGERPVGDALLVLPGRK from the coding sequence GTGAACAGCAGACCGTTCGCCGTGGGTGCGGTGTTGTCCGTCCTCGCCGTCGTGGGAGGCCTGGCGGTTCCGGCCTCGTCGGCGCCGCCTTCGAGGCCGGTCGGGGTGTTGCCTCTCGGCCCCGCCGACCTGACCGAGACGCGGACGTCGCAGCAGCTCCAGCCCGGTGTCACCCTCACCCGAATCGTGCGCGGCGCCGATGCCCCGGCGCTTGCCTGGACGGTCGAGGTCTCCATCCCCGGCGGCGCCGGCTCGCCGGACCCCGACGCGCCACCGTCGGCGCTCAACGACCACGCGAGCGCCGACGACCTGGTCGCCCGACTGCGCGAACACGGCTTCGAGGCGCGGGCCGAGGAGGTCACCACACAGGCGACGGCGGACTTCGCGGGCGGCACGCTCGGATGGCGCGTCCGTGTCGGTGAGTTCGGCTCGCAGTCCGCGGCCACGGCCGAGCGCACCCGGCTGCGGACAGCCGGATACACCGGGGCCGCCGTGTACCAAGGGTGGGACGGGGACCCCATGGACCGGGGTCCGTGGCGGATCGACGTTCTCACCATCGACCCGCACCGCTTCCACGGCGCGCTGAGAGCCTCGTACGGGCCGGATCTGGAGAACCGGGAGACGACCAGCCAACTCGTGGCCGCGGCCGGGGCGACCGCGGGGGTCAACGCCGGGTTCTTCGTCCTCGACCCGAACGCCGGCGCCCCCGGGGACCCGGCCGGTGTCGGCGTGTATGACGGCAAGTTCCTGAGTGAACCCGTGAGCGGGCGGCCCTCCCTCGTGATCCACGATTCCGGGCGTCGGACCGACGTCGCGCGGCTCACCTGGCAGGGCAAGCTGTCCGGCCGGGGCACCTCTCTCCCGCTGGACGGGATCAACCGCGTCCCCGGCCTGATCAGGAACTGCGGCGGCACCGCCGACGACACGCCCACCTCGCTGCCCCTGCATGATGCGACCTGCACGGACGGCGACGAACTCGTGGCCTTCACGCCCGAGTTCGGCGAACGCACTCCGAGTGGCGAAGGGTTCGAGGCCGTACTCGATCGCCACGGACGGGTACTTGAGGTGCGTTCGCCGCGCGGCGGATCGCTGCCGGAAGGCGGCAGCTCCGTGCAGGCGACCGGACGCTACACCTCCCAGCTGGCCGAACTGGCGCAGACCGGCGGCGAGTTGCGGATACGGGCCGCGTTGAAGGACGCGCACGGCCGTACGGTCTCCCCCTCCATGAGCACCAGCATCCTCAACGGCGGCCCCGAACTCGTCCGGGACGGCCGTACACACGTCACGGTGGCCACCGACGGCATGGTCCAGCCCGGCAATCCCAGCTTCTATTACGGCTGGGTGCACAAACGCAATCCGCGCACGCTCGCCGGAGTCGACGCCGCGGGACGGACCGTTCTCGTCACGGCCGACGGACGAAGCACCGGCGCGCTCGGACTCAGCATCCCGGAGAGCGCCGCGGTCGCGAAGGCGCTGGGCCTGCGCGACGCGATGAACCTCGACGGCGGCGGGTCCACCACCATGGTCGCCGGCGGGGGCGTGATCAACGCCCCGTCCGACGCGACCGGAGAACGCCCGGTCGGAGACGCCCTGTTGGTCCTCCCCGGCCGAAAATGA
- a CDS encoding alpha/beta hydrolase gives MTAATIRRARCLLLALAVLLLTLTPNAPSVAADARGAEVVAVTQVADRQVDLSVRSSALGGRTVHVRLLTPDGWNPGDHRRHWPTLWLLHGCCGDYTSWTSRTDVARIDSLRDVLVVMPEAGWNGWYSDWWNNGNGGDPAWETFHTKELRRLLESDWGAGPRRVVAGLSMGGQGALMYAARHPGMFKAAAAYSGSVHPLLNDESVDRIMGFFAGQGDDPRRVWGDPVAQRDVWAAHDPYYLAKRLKPIPVYLSCGDGTAGPLDPPGATNALEADFNRQNHALAGALEKAGARHVTTNFYGPGTHSWPYWQRELHASLPMLLGALRVTN, from the coding sequence ATGACCGCCGCCACGATCCGCCGCGCCAGATGCCTCCTGCTCGCCCTGGCCGTCCTGCTGCTCACCCTGACACCGAACGCACCGTCCGTGGCCGCCGACGCTCGCGGTGCCGAGGTCGTCGCCGTCACCCAGGTCGCCGACCGTCAGGTGGATCTGTCCGTACGCTCCTCGGCTCTCGGCGGCCGGACCGTCCACGTCCGACTGCTCACGCCCGACGGCTGGAACCCGGGCGACCACCGTCGGCACTGGCCGACCCTGTGGCTGCTGCACGGGTGCTGCGGCGACTACACGTCGTGGACGAGCCGGACCGACGTCGCCCGCATCGACAGCCTGCGCGACGTCCTCGTGGTGATGCCGGAGGCCGGCTGGAACGGCTGGTACAGCGACTGGTGGAACAACGGCAACGGTGGTGACCCCGCCTGGGAGACGTTTCACACCAAGGAGCTGCGCCGACTCCTCGAAAGCGACTGGGGAGCGGGCCCGCGTCGCGTGGTCGCAGGACTGTCCATGGGAGGGCAGGGCGCGCTGATGTACGCGGCCCGGCACCCGGGCATGTTCAAGGCGGCAGCGGCGTACTCAGGATCCGTGCACCCGTTGCTGAACGACGAGTCGGTGGACCGCATCATGGGGTTCTTCGCGGGCCAGGGCGACGACCCGCGCCGGGTCTGGGGCGACCCCGTGGCGCAGCGGGATGTGTGGGCGGCTCATGACCCGTACTACCTGGCCAAGCGCCTCAAGCCGATCCCCGTGTACCTGTCGTGCGGCGACGGCACCGCGGGCCCCCTGGACCCACCAGGTGCCACGAACGCCCTCGAAGCGGACTTCAACCGGCAGAACCATGCCTTGGCGGGCGCGCTGGAAAAGGCGGGTGCCCGGCACGTGACGACCAACTTCTACGGGCCTGGCACCCACAGCTGGCCGTACTGGCAACGAGAGCTGCACGCCTCGCTGCCGATGCTGTTGGGGGCGTTGAGGGTCACGAACTGA
- a CDS encoding MFS transporter, with amino-acid sequence MPVLVSLGMLVAVVSSLGAPLIPTIAAEDHVAVSTAQWALTVTMLVGAIATPVMGRLGDGPHRKNVILTGLAVVLVGSLLAALPLGLTCLLVGRALQGVGMGLVPLAIATARDALPPERARSAVATLSLTTAAGIGLGYPITGLFAQYLGMYAGFWFAAATAAAALTATVIVVPAAPQRPTVPMDFPGALLLAGGMAALLVTLAEGERWGWGSAPLLALAVAAVVLLAGWVLHSMHSTHPLVRVRLIKDRGVLVANLTTMVGGVGTYLLIALVTRYVQTPESAGYGFGSTIVVTGLLLVPFSAASLVTGRLVRMLGAAATPARMLPLGCLLSLSGLVCFLVARSSLWGIGTMMALAGLGVGVTFAVTPGLIVGGVPAQETGSAMSFNQVMKYIGYSTGSALSAVILQAATDPGAALPTNDGYRNAGLAGCAAFVITGILAVVLTRTGTRLRPSVVAAGHVAPVATGERARPEPSRP; translated from the coding sequence GTGCCCGTCCTCGTCTCGCTCGGGATGCTCGTCGCCGTGGTCAGCAGCCTCGGCGCACCGCTCATCCCGACCATCGCGGCCGAGGACCACGTCGCCGTCTCCACCGCACAGTGGGCGCTCACGGTGACGATGCTGGTGGGAGCCATCGCCACACCGGTCATGGGGCGCCTGGGCGACGGCCCGCACCGCAAGAACGTGATCCTCACCGGCCTCGCCGTGGTCCTGGTGGGCAGCCTCCTGGCGGCCCTGCCCCTCGGGCTCACCTGCCTCCTCGTGGGCCGGGCGCTTCAGGGCGTCGGCATGGGCCTCGTCCCGCTCGCCATCGCCACCGCCCGCGACGCGCTGCCCCCGGAGCGGGCACGGTCGGCGGTGGCGACCCTCTCCCTGACCACCGCCGCGGGCATCGGCCTCGGCTATCCGATCACCGGCCTGTTCGCGCAGTACCTCGGCATGTACGCCGGATTCTGGTTCGCTGCCGCCACGGCGGCCGCCGCGCTCACCGCCACCGTGATCGTCGTGCCCGCGGCGCCGCAGCGCCCCACCGTCCCGATGGACTTCCCCGGCGCGCTGCTGCTCGCCGGCGGCATGGCGGCCCTGCTGGTGACGCTGGCCGAGGGGGAGCGGTGGGGCTGGGGATCCGCTCCGCTGCTCGCGCTCGCCGTCGCGGCCGTCGTCCTGCTCGCCGGGTGGGTCCTGCACTCGATGCACTCCACGCATCCGCTGGTGCGGGTACGGCTCATCAAGGATCGCGGCGTACTCGTCGCCAACCTGACCACGATGGTCGGCGGCGTCGGCACCTACCTGCTGATCGCGCTGGTCACCCGCTACGTCCAGACACCCGAGTCCGCCGGATACGGCTTCGGCTCGACCATCGTCGTCACCGGTCTGCTGCTCGTGCCGTTCTCCGCCGCCAGCCTCGTCACCGGCCGCCTCGTGCGGATGCTCGGCGCGGCGGCGACGCCCGCCCGCATGCTGCCGCTGGGCTGCCTGCTCTCCCTCTCGGGCCTGGTCTGCTTCCTGGTCGCCCGCTCCAGCCTGTGGGGCATCGGCACGATGATGGCGCTCGCCGGACTCGGCGTGGGCGTCACCTTCGCGGTCACGCCCGGCCTGATCGTCGGCGGAGTGCCCGCACAGGAGACGGGCAGCGCGATGAGTTTCAATCAGGTCATGAAGTACATCGGGTACTCGACCGGCAGCGCGCTCAGCGCCGTCATCCTCCAGGCCGCCACCGACCCCGGCGCGGCGCTGCCGACCAATGACGGCTACCGCAACGCGGGTCTCGCCGGCTGCGCCGCCTTCGTGATCACCGGCATTCTCGCCGTGGTACTCACCCGCACGGGCACCCGGCTGCGGCCGTCCGTGGTCGCGGCGGGGCACGTCGCTCCGGTCGCCACGGGTGAGCGGGCGCGCCCCGAGCCGAGCCGCCCGTGA
- a CDS encoding TetR/AcrR family transcriptional regulator: MSGADAGPRRNSARTREALLRAATELFSERGYDRTTIREIGERAGADPALIARYFGSKPMLYVEVLRAEHGDVAPDDLLTEPRLRDVAQRAERRGPVPLLRVAVQPLSDGAAQDATRAALRSRLVDPLRARFAREGRDRPGLRADVLVAAVAGVLLARHSGAFEDLADAEVDEVVDVLLETLGGDGPARDR, encoded by the coding sequence GTGAGCGGCGCGGACGCCGGCCCGCGCCGGAACTCCGCCCGCACCCGCGAGGCGCTGCTGCGGGCGGCGACCGAACTCTTCTCCGAGCGCGGCTACGACCGCACCACCATCCGCGAGATCGGTGAGCGGGCCGGGGCGGACCCGGCCCTGATCGCACGCTACTTCGGCAGCAAGCCCATGCTGTACGTCGAGGTGCTGCGCGCCGAACACGGTGACGTCGCACCGGACGACCTCCTCACCGAGCCCCGCCTGCGCGACGTCGCCCAACGTGCGGAGCGGCGCGGCCCGGTCCCTCTGCTGAGGGTCGCCGTCCAGCCGTTGAGCGATGGGGCCGCGCAGGACGCCACCCGCGCGGCACTGCGGTCCCGGCTCGTGGATCCGCTGCGCGCACGCTTCGCCCGGGAGGGCAGGGACCGGCCGGGGCTGCGGGCCGACGTGCTGGTGGCGGCGGTCGCCGGGGTGTTGCTCGCCCGCCACTCCGGGGCGTTCGAGGACCTGGCCGACGCGGAGGTGGACGAGGTCGTCGACGTGCTGCTGGAGACGCTCGGTGGCGACGGGCCCGCCCGCGATCGGTGA
- a CDS encoding maleylpyruvate isomerase N-terminal domain-containing protein, with protein sequence MGTVTGIDRVAEHEKTRAALRAVVARLVRLLRDLPDLEVASGVPEWTVGDVGAHVAAVHLAFGSGFTGESVEWDTVLPPGDGPFVERLTAVNALSLGLLGGDERTRLGDLIAERGEAFLRETDGLAPDTPVPTPWYGQERTLTLAAATGMMLSESLLHGLDIARGARLPWPIGPDEARLVLGQSMPTMMPLALDTAKAQGVSIAFDVAIKGGPRLAVVIDEGAATVTRDAPPRAYDCRITAAPAAFLLVAFRRMPVWKAIARGQMRAGGRKPWQALRLTELIASP encoded by the coding sequence ATGGGCACCGTCACGGGAATCGATCGCGTCGCCGAGCACGAGAAGACGCGTGCCGCGCTGCGTGCCGTGGTCGCGCGACTTGTCCGACTGCTGCGTGACCTTCCGGACCTGGAGGTGGCGTCCGGTGTCCCGGAGTGGACCGTGGGTGATGTCGGCGCACATGTGGCTGCCGTGCATCTCGCGTTCGGCTCCGGCTTCACCGGCGAGTCCGTGGAGTGGGACACGGTCCTGCCGCCGGGCGACGGGCCGTTCGTCGAGCGGCTCACGGCCGTGAACGCCCTGTCCCTCGGCCTTCTCGGCGGCGATGAACGCACCCGTCTCGGCGACCTGATCGCCGAGCGCGGCGAGGCGTTCCTGCGCGAGACCGACGGTCTCGCCCCGGACACCCCCGTCCCCACGCCCTGGTACGGGCAGGAGCGGACGCTCACGCTCGCGGCGGCGACCGGAATGATGCTCAGCGAGAGCCTCCTGCACGGCCTCGACATCGCCCGCGGCGCCCGGCTCCCGTGGCCGATAGGCCCGGACGAGGCGCGCCTGGTGCTCGGGCAGTCGATGCCGACGATGATGCCGCTGGCCCTGGACACGGCGAAGGCGCAAGGCGTCAGCATCGCGTTCGACGTCGCGATCAAGGGCGGTCCACGGCTGGCGGTCGTCATCGATGAGGGCGCGGCGACCGTGACCCGCGACGCCCCGCCGCGCGCGTACGACTGCCGGATCACGGCGGCGCCGGCAGCGTTCCTCCTGGTCGCCTTCCGGCGCATGCCGGTCTGGAAGGCGATCGCGCGCGGTCAGATGCGGGCCGGCGGCCGAAAGCCCTGGCAGGCACTGCGGCTCACCGAACTCATCGCTAGCCCCTGA
- a CDS encoding amidohydrolase, with the protein MSKTVTAQLPEIRDELAAFYKDLHRNPELSLQETRTAGLLAKRLREAGFDEVAEGIGVTGVVGVLRNGEGPVVMLRADFDALPVEEKTGLPYASQARGVDHEGRDVPVMHACGHDMHAACLTGAAMLLAQSRDEWRGTLLVVFQPAEELAVGARGMVDDGLFERFPKPEIVLGQHVGPLPAGVIGYGTGPVMAAADSLDLTLHGRGGHGSRPEASIDPVLMAANVVTRLQGIVAREVPPAETAVVTVGRLQAGTKDNIIPDRAELGINVRTFTPAIRDKVRNAIERIATAESQASGAAEPPEFAWTGSAPALVSDPEATQATVAAFAEHFGQQRIMPMPQVNASEDVGVFGEVLDVPTVFWFWGGLDTETVLGALQEDRLDELPSNHSPHFAPVVEPTLSTGVEALVVAATTWLANA; encoded by the coding sequence ATGTCGAAGACGGTGACCGCACAACTGCCGGAGATCCGCGACGAACTCGCCGCCTTCTACAAGGATCTGCACCGAAATCCCGAGCTCTCGCTCCAGGAGACACGCACCGCCGGTCTGCTGGCGAAGCGTCTGCGTGAGGCGGGCTTCGACGAGGTGGCCGAGGGGATCGGCGTCACCGGCGTGGTCGGGGTCCTGCGCAACGGCGAGGGGCCGGTGGTCATGCTCCGCGCGGACTTCGACGCGCTGCCGGTGGAGGAGAAGACCGGACTCCCCTACGCGAGTCAGGCGCGGGGCGTGGACCACGAGGGCCGTGACGTACCGGTGATGCACGCCTGCGGTCACGACATGCACGCGGCCTGTCTGACCGGTGCCGCGATGTTGCTCGCGCAGTCGCGTGACGAGTGGCGCGGCACGCTGCTGGTGGTGTTCCAGCCGGCCGAGGAACTCGCGGTCGGCGCACGGGGGATGGTCGACGACGGACTCTTCGAGCGGTTCCCCAAGCCCGAGATCGTGCTGGGCCAGCACGTCGGGCCGTTGCCCGCGGGGGTCATCGGCTACGGCACGGGCCCGGTGATGGCTGCGGCGGACTCCCTCGACCTGACTCTGCACGGTCGCGGGGGCCACGGGTCCCGGCCGGAGGCGTCCATCGACCCGGTGCTCATGGCGGCCAACGTGGTCACGCGGTTGCAGGGAATCGTCGCGCGGGAGGTTCCTCCGGCGGAGACCGCCGTGGTGACCGTGGGGCGCCTGCAGGCGGGCACCAAGGACAACATCATCCCCGACAGGGCCGAGTTGGGGATCAACGTCCGCACCTTCACCCCGGCGATCCGCGACAAGGTCCGCAACGCCATCGAGCGCATCGCCACCGCTGAGTCGCAGGCGAGCGGCGCCGCGGAGCCGCCGGAGTTCGCCTGGACCGGCTCCGCACCGGCGCTGGTGAGCGATCCGGAGGCGACGCAGGCCACGGTCGCCGCGTTCGCGGAGCACTTCGGGCAGCAGCGGATCATGCCGATGCCTCAGGTGAACGCGAGTGAGGACGTGGGTGTGTTCGGAGAGGTGCTCGACGTGCCGACCGTCTTCTGGTTCTGGGGCGGTCTGGACACCGAAACGGTTCTCGGCGCGCTCCAGGAAGACCGGCTGGACGAGCTGCCGAGCAACCACTCCCCCCACTTCGCACCGGTCGTCGAGCCCACCCTGAGCACAGGCGTGGAAGCACTCGTCGTAGCCGCAACGACCTGGCTCGCGAACGCGTGA